From a region of the Monodelphis domestica isolate mMonDom1 chromosome 8, mMonDom1.pri, whole genome shotgun sequence genome:
- the LOC100618161 gene encoding zinc finger protein 420-like isoform X3: MERYWLPASPEDIISYLEQREDLSMVEQEDLRNCYPGEIRPDMKVTPTEVSFSVEETKKQKLMSDVPGNLAWRKFCVEFQNSYLPEHQRMNSEGKPHECNQCGKTFMHRASLAGHQRIHTGLKTYEWKQCGKTFSRNSSLSQYQRIHTGEKPYECKQCGKTFSRKSSLAKHQRIYTGEKPYECKQCGKTFFRRCSLHHQRIHTVGKPYECKQCGKTFSRKSSLAEHERIHTGKKPYECKQCGKTFFQKCSLLHHQRIHTGEKPYECKQCGKTFSCKSNLAEHQRIHTGEKPYECKQCGKKFSRKSSLAKHQRIHSGKKPYECKQCGKTFFRRYSLLHHQRIHTGEKPYECKQCGKAFSFSSGLSSHQRMHTGEKPYECKQCGKAFSFSSGLSSHQRIHTGEKPYECKQCGKTFSQNSSLATHQRIHTGEKPYECKQCGKTFSCSSVLSKHQRMHTGEKPYECKQCGKTFSQNSSLANHQRIHTGGKPYECKQCGKTFSCSSSLAEHQRIHTGEKPYACKQCGMAFRYSSVLSKHQRIHTGEKPYECKQCGRTFSQDSGLAEHQRMHTGEKPYECKQCGKAFSFSSGLSSHQRMHTGEKPYECKQCGKAFSFSSGLSSHQRIHTGEKPYECKQCGKAFSQSSNLTEHQRIHTGEKPYECKQCGKAFSYSSVFSKHQKIHTGKKPEKIHTGKKPEKK, encoded by the exons ATGGAGAGATACT GGCTTCCAGCATCCCCAGAAGATATAATCTCTTATTTGGAGCAGAGGGAAGACCTTTCGATGGTGGAGCAGGAAGATTTGAGAAACTGCTACCCAG GTGAGATCAGACCTGATATGAAAGTGACTCCAACAGAAGTGAGCTTTTCTGTGGAAGAAACTAAGAAACAAAAACTCATGAGTGATGTTCCAGGTAACTTAGCTTGGAGAAAGTTCTGTGTTGAATTTCAAAATTCATACCTTCCTGAACATCAAAGAATGAACTCGGAGGGAAAGCCtcatgaatgtaatcagtgtggaaagactttcatgcaCAGGGCCAGTCTTGctggacatcagagaatccacactgggctGAAAACTTATGAATggaagcaatgtggaaagacattcagtcggaaCTCTAGTCTTTCTCAatatcagagaatccacactggcgagaaaccttatgaatgcaagcaatgtggaaagacattcagtcggaaATCTagtcttgctaaacatcagaggaTCTACACTGgcgagaaaccttatgaatgtaagcaatgtggaaagacattcttTCGGAGATGTAGTCTTcaccatcagagaatccacactgtgggaaaaccttatgaatgcaagcaatgtggaaagacattcagtcggaaATCTAGTCTTGCTGAACATGAGAGGATCCACACTGgcaagaaaccttatgaatgcaagcaatgtggaaagacattcttTCAGAAATGTAGTCTTCTTcaccatcagagaatccacactggcgagaaaccttatgaatgcaagcaatgtggaaagacattcagttgcAAATCTaatcttgctgaacatcagagaatccacactggcgagaaaccttatgaatgcaagcaatgtggaaagaaatTCAGTCGGAAATCTagtcttgctaaacatcagaggaTCCACAGTGgcaagaaaccttatgaatgtaagcaatgtggaaagacattcttTCGGAGATATAGTCTTCTTcaccatcagagaatccacactggtgagaaaccttatgaatgcaagcaatgtggaaaggcatttagttttagctctggtctttctagccatcagagaatgcacactggggagaaaccttatgaatgcaagcaatgtggaaaggcatttagttttagctctggtctttctagccatcagagaatccacactggggagaaaccttatgaatgcaagcaatgtggaaagacattcagtcagaacTCTAGTCTTGCTACCCATCAGAGGATCCACACtggggaaaaaccttatgaatgcaagcaatgtggaaagacattcagttgtAGCTCTGTTCTTTCTAAACAccagagaatgcacactggggagaaaccttatgaatgcaagcaatgtggaaagaccttCAGTCAGAACTCTAGTCTTGCTAACCATCAGAGGATCCACACTGGGggaaaaccttatgaatgcaagcaatgtggaaagacattcagttgtAGCTCTagtcttgctgaacatcagagaatccacactggggagaaaccttatgcatgcaagcaatgtggaatgGCATTCCGTTATAGCTCTGTTCTttctaaacatcagagaatccacactggggaaaaaccttatgaatgcaagcaatgtggaaggACATTCAGTCAGGACTCTGgtcttgctgaacatcagagaatgcacactggtgagaaaccttatgaatgcaagcaatgtggaaaggcatttagttttagctctggtctttctagccatcagagaatgcacactggggagaaaccttatgaatgcaagcaatgtggaaaggcatttagttttagctctggtctttctagccatcagagaatccacactggcgagaaaccttatgaatgcaagcaatgtggaaaggcattcagtcagTCATCTAATCtcactgaacatcagagaatccacactggggagaaaccttatgaatgcaagcaatgtggaaaggcattcagttaTAGCTCTGTTTTTTCtaaacatcagaaaatccacactgggaaaaaacctgaaaaaatccACACTgggaaaaaacctgaaaaaaaatga
- the LOC100618161 gene encoding zinc finger protein 420-like isoform X2, giving the protein MEVVTFKDVAVDFTREEWRLLAPPQKELYKEVMLENAWNLLSVGLPASPEDIISYLEQREDLSMVEQEDLRNCYPGEIRPDMKVTPTEVSFSVEETKKQKLMSDVPGNLAWRKFCVEFQNSYLPEHQRMNSEGKPHECNQCGKTFMHRASLAGHQRIHTGLKTYEWKQCGKTFSRNSSLSQYQRIHTGEKPYECKQCGKTFSRKSSLAKHQRIYTGEKPYECKQCGKTFFRRCSLHHQRIHTVGKPYECKQCGKTFSRKSSLAEHERIHTGKKPYECKQCGKTFFQKCSLLHHQRIHTGEKPYECKQCGKTFSCKSNLAEHQRIHTGEKPYECKQCGKKFSRKSSLAKHQRIHSGKKPYECKQCGKTFFRRYSLLHHQRIHTGEKPYECKQCGKAFSFSSGLSSHQRMHTGEKPYECKQCGKAFSFSSGLSSHQRIHTGEKPYECKQCGKTFSQNSSLATHQRIHTGEKPYECKQCGKTFSCSSVLSKHQRMHTGEKPYECKQCGKTFSQNSSLANHQRIHTGGKPYECKQCGKTFSCSSSLAEHQRIHTGEKPYACKQCGMAFRYSSVLSKHQRIHTGEKPYECKQCGRTFSQDSGLAEHQRMHTGEKPYECKQCGKAFSFSSGLSSHQRMHTGEKPYECKQCGKAFSFSSGLSSHQRIHTGEKPYECKQCGKAFSQSSNLTEHQRIHTGEKPYECKQCGKAFSYSSVFSKHQKIHTGKKPEKIHTGKKPEKK; this is encoded by the exons GGCTTCCAGCATCCCCAGAAGATATAATCTCTTATTTGGAGCAGAGGGAAGACCTTTCGATGGTGGAGCAGGAAGATTTGAGAAACTGCTACCCAG GTGAGATCAGACCTGATATGAAAGTGACTCCAACAGAAGTGAGCTTTTCTGTGGAAGAAACTAAGAAACAAAAACTCATGAGTGATGTTCCAGGTAACTTAGCTTGGAGAAAGTTCTGTGTTGAATTTCAAAATTCATACCTTCCTGAACATCAAAGAATGAACTCGGAGGGAAAGCCtcatgaatgtaatcagtgtggaaagactttcatgcaCAGGGCCAGTCTTGctggacatcagagaatccacactgggctGAAAACTTATGAATggaagcaatgtggaaagacattcagtcggaaCTCTAGTCTTTCTCAatatcagagaatccacactggcgagaaaccttatgaatgcaagcaatgtggaaagacattcagtcggaaATCTagtcttgctaaacatcagaggaTCTACACTGgcgagaaaccttatgaatgtaagcaatgtggaaagacattcttTCGGAGATGTAGTCTTcaccatcagagaatccacactgtgggaaaaccttatgaatgcaagcaatgtggaaagacattcagtcggaaATCTAGTCTTGCTGAACATGAGAGGATCCACACTGgcaagaaaccttatgaatgcaagcaatgtggaaagacattcttTCAGAAATGTAGTCTTCTTcaccatcagagaatccacactggcgagaaaccttatgaatgcaagcaatgtggaaagacattcagttgcAAATCTaatcttgctgaacatcagagaatccacactggcgagaaaccttatgaatgcaagcaatgtggaaagaaatTCAGTCGGAAATCTagtcttgctaaacatcagaggaTCCACAGTGgcaagaaaccttatgaatgtaagcaatgtggaaagacattcttTCGGAGATATAGTCTTCTTcaccatcagagaatccacactggtgagaaaccttatgaatgcaagcaatgtggaaaggcatttagttttagctctggtctttctagccatcagagaatgcacactggggagaaaccttatgaatgcaagcaatgtggaaaggcatttagttttagctctggtctttctagccatcagagaatccacactggggagaaaccttatgaatgcaagcaatgtggaaagacattcagtcagaacTCTAGTCTTGCTACCCATCAGAGGATCCACACtggggaaaaaccttatgaatgcaagcaatgtggaaagacattcagttgtAGCTCTGTTCTTTCTAAACAccagagaatgcacactggggagaaaccttatgaatgcaagcaatgtggaaagaccttCAGTCAGAACTCTAGTCTTGCTAACCATCAGAGGATCCACACTGGGggaaaaccttatgaatgcaagcaatgtggaaagacattcagttgtAGCTCTagtcttgctgaacatcagagaatccacactggggagaaaccttatgcatgcaagcaatgtggaatgGCATTCCGTTATAGCTCTGTTCTttctaaacatcagagaatccacactggggaaaaaccttatgaatgcaagcaatgtggaaggACATTCAGTCAGGACTCTGgtcttgctgaacatcagagaatgcacactggtgagaaaccttatgaatgcaagcaatgtggaaaggcatttagttttagctctggtctttctagccatcagagaatgcacactggggagaaaccttatgaatgcaagcaatgtggaaaggcatttagttttagctctggtctttctagccatcagagaatccacactggcgagaaaccttatgaatgcaagcaatgtggaaaggcattcagtcagTCATCTAATCtcactgaacatcagagaatccacactggggagaaaccttatgaatgcaagcaatgtggaaaggcattcagttaTAGCTCTGTTTTTTCtaaacatcagaaaatccacactgggaaaaaacctgaaaaaatccACACTgggaaaaaacctgaaaaaaaatga